One Candidatus Flexicrinis proximus DNA window includes the following coding sequences:
- a CDS encoding PspC domain-containing protein, whose translation MVRSFTDRVLGGVCGGISASLRLNAWIVRVLFVAGAVGTAGAVAVWYLALWLALPQGSLVLRRGGFLSTLVVLLLGVLIIGGWFAERAGVLPNPTDQSVYLPALVVLFGLILLAKQVRA comes from the coding sequence GTGGTTAGAAGCTTCACGGATCGTGTGTTGGGCGGGGTCTGCGGTGGTATCAGCGCGAGCCTCCGGCTTAACGCGTGGATCGTCCGGGTGCTTTTCGTTGCGGGCGCGGTCGGCACGGCGGGTGCCGTGGCTGTTTGGTATCTCGCGCTTTGGCTGGCCTTGCCTCAGGGATCGCTTGTACTGCGGCGGGGCGGGTTCCTTTCGACGCTGGTGGTATTGCTTCTGGGCGTGTTGATTATTGGTGGTTGGTTCGCTGAACGTGCCGGTGTCTTACCCAATCCAACGGACCAGAGTGTTTATCTCCCGGCGTTGGTCGTGCTCTTCGGCCTGATTTTGCTTGCAAAGCAGGTGAGGGCATAA
- a CDS encoding FHA domain-containing protein: MDEVRLHRPEPGEDAFIPKRYEFRVNSRRLIVGVEPELILGRRNNDDPNDEVSIDLQRFGASGLGVSRKHAQLLIEAGDVFLVDLDSSNGTRLNGKALKPNQPYRLRDGDEMELGRLRIIIRLLPA, translated from the coding sequence ATGGACGAAGTGCGCTTACACCGTCCCGAGCCGGGCGAAGACGCTTTTATCCCGAAACGCTATGAGTTCCGCGTCAATAGCCGGCGTTTGATCGTGGGCGTTGAGCCTGAACTCATCTTGGGCCGGCGCAACAACGATGACCCGAACGACGAGGTTTCGATTGATCTTCAGCGTTTCGGCGCCTCTGGCTTAGGCGTATCCCGAAAACACGCCCAACTGCTGATCGAGGCAGGGGACGTGTTTCTGGTCGATCTCGATAGCAGCAACGGGACTCGGCTGAACGGTAAGGCACTGAAACCGAATCAACCTTACCGGTTGCGCGATGGCGACGAAATGGAACTGGGCCGGCTCCGAATCATCATCCGCCTTTTGCCCGCCTGA
- a CDS encoding Crp/Fnr family transcriptional regulator: MSETHGDWSAVPCFQGLDGRGLSRITDSAHLHNYQAGAGIFSERESCAGFHIVTDGLVRIYRISPEGRMHTLSLLRPVATFNEVSAVDGAANPYNAVSVTASKIMVISHKALVQLLANDPVFMANTLQWMARLNREYIERLEDMTFRSIPSRLAKLFLHETTYAEHIAEAPSRLSQEEIAAILGTTREVVGRALRGLMNAGLLKKRGRHVFIADRRGLELLAESNVMPEALTEIERR; this comes from the coding sequence ATGTCGGAAACTCACGGGGATTGGTCGGCTGTTCCCTGCTTCCAGGGGCTTGATGGCCGTGGATTGAGCCGCATCACGGACTCGGCCCACCTGCATAACTATCAGGCTGGGGCAGGCATCTTCTCTGAGCGGGAATCGTGCGCGGGGTTTCACATCGTCACTGACGGCCTGGTTCGCATTTATCGCATCAGCCCTGAAGGCCGGATGCACACCCTCAGCCTCTTGCGTCCCGTCGCCACTTTCAACGAGGTCTCGGCTGTCGACGGTGCGGCCAACCCCTATAACGCCGTATCGGTCACAGCCTCGAAGATCATGGTCATTAGTCATAAGGCGCTGGTTCAGCTTCTGGCGAATGATCCGGTTTTCATGGCCAACACCTTGCAGTGGATGGCCCGGCTCAACCGCGAGTACATTGAACGTCTCGAAGATATGACCTTCCGCAGCATTCCGTCTCGCCTTGCCAAACTGTTCCTGCACGAGACGACCTACGCCGAACACATTGCAGAAGCACCCTCCCGCTTATCCCAGGAGGAGATCGCTGCCATTCTTGGCACAACCCGCGAGGTTGTCGGCCGGGCGTTACGCGGTCTCATGAACGCGGGACTGCTCAAGAAACGTGGCCGCCACGTATTCATCGCCGACCGGCGAGGCCTTGAACTGCTGGCCGAATCGAATGTCATGCCGGAAGCCCTGACTGAGATCGAGCGGCGCTAA
- a CDS encoding sortase, whose amino-acid sequence MRSSLKTSTQCRWGTYSISRTRTQTFTYRVTGTDIVNPTDVYVMADTGRPTVTLISCYPYRVNNKRYVVFADRIDDPGA is encoded by the coding sequence ATGCGCAGCTCTTTAAAGACCTCGACACAATGCAGGTGGGGGACGTATTCTATATCCAGGACTCGAACTCAGACCTTCACGTACCGGGTAACGGGGACGGACATCGTCAACCCAACTGACGTGTATGTCATGGCTGATACAGGGCGCCCCACGGTAACGTTGATTAGTTGCTATCCGTATCGTGTCAATAACAAGCGCTATGTCGTGTTTGCGGATCGGATTGACGATCCGGGGGCGTGA